The nucleotide sequence GTAATGACTTTGACAAAAATCCAGTTCCGCATGCGGGCATGACAGACGTGAGTCTCGATCGCCGTAATTTTCATTGAGATTCCATGACAGAGTGAAGTGTGCACACGACTGGAGATTTGATTTTGAAGACAATGTACTTGCTTTTGTATTCAATAACAAGTACGCTATCTTTGATGTATATCGCCGACTTCATCAAAAGTGATCTTGAAGCCCGCCTGAAATCGGGCAGGGTTCAGCCTGCGCAGTTGACAATCGACGCGCTGGCGGAACACTACGATGTCAGCCACACACCGATTCGATCTGCTATTGCCGAGTTAATCAGTGAGGGGTTGCTTGAAAAAGGCTCAAACCGTCGACTGATTGCCAGTGTGAACTGCCCGCCGCAACAAGGGGAATTGCCTCCTGCGGAACCACCTGAACCTCTTCGCGACCCGTACGAAACCATTTCAAACGACCTCGTTAAGGCGAGCCTGGAAGGAGATTCGATTTACCTGCGGGAAGAAGTGACTGCCGAAAAGTACGACGTCAGTCGTTCCGTGATACGGAACATTTTCCACCGATTGGCGGGGGAGGGGATGCTCGATCACATTCCCCGACGGGGATGGCGACTGCGGGCATTTCGCCAGGACGACTTGAAGGCATTCGTTGAAGTTCGCGAATCGCTCGAACTCAAGGCACTCACGCTCGCGTTTCCCAGACTGGACTCACAAGAATTACAGCGAATACTGGACGCAAACGTTTATCCGGCCAATCCGTCCAGTTTGCCTCTGATTGATGAATCACTGCACAACTATCTGATCAAATTGTCGGGTAATGTCTACATTAAAGATTTCTTCGTTCGCCAGGGCCGCTACTACGAACTGCTCTTCCACTGGGAAGACCACGACCTCGATGCCGCGATCGAAACAGTCCGTCAACATCGAGAAATTTTGACGTTTCTTCTCAATCGAGATGAGCAGAGTGCTCGGCGATCCCTTAGCTATCATATTCTCAATAATCACCCGATCCTGACGCAGATTTCGGGGAAGGCAAACGAGCAAGACGATAGATAAAGCCGCAAACTCATGTTTCAGAAGGTGCACAATGCGGATTTCTCTACAACGATGGTTCTTCGCGACCTGCTGGTTCAATCTGATTTCGCTCGCTGCCGCCGCCGATGATGGCGTGAATTACCAGACGCAGGTCAAGCCACTGCTCAAGGGA is from Schlesneria sp. DSM 10557 and encodes:
- a CDS encoding GntR family transcriptional regulator; translated protein: MYIADFIKSDLEARLKSGRVQPAQLTIDALAEHYDVSHTPIRSAIAELISEGLLEKGSNRRLIASVNCPPQQGELPPAEPPEPLRDPYETISNDLVKASLEGDSIYLREEVTAEKYDVSRSVIRNIFHRLAGEGMLDHIPRRGWRLRAFRQDDLKAFVEVRESLELKALTLAFPRLDSQELQRILDANVYPANPSSLPLIDESLHNYLIKLSGNVYIKDFFVRQGRYYELLFHWEDHDLDAAIETVRQHREILTFLLNRDEQSARRSLSYHILNNHPILTQISGKANEQDDR